One genomic region from Geotoga petraea encodes:
- the plsY gene encoding glycerol-3-phosphate 1-O-acyltransferase PlsY produces the protein MLLFWLILGYFAGSIPFSYIVPKMKGVDVSRIGSGNVGGTNVLRSMGPVIGISCMLLDFFKAFIPTLIASLIYEDASWIPHLTLLAAVIGHDFSIWLKFRGGKGVASTVGGFFALNPLLGIIFFIIWFSLNYMFKYVSLASLAGLLAGGLFGFFFSFQTGFIFTLLFFLSLWKHRNNVKKIIAGEETITDIIKILSEGFKK, from the coding sequence ATGTTGTTATTTTGGTTAATACTTGGATATTTTGCTGGTTCAATACCCTTTTCTTATATAGTTCCTAAAATGAAGGGCGTTGACGTTAGCAGAATAGGTAGTGGTAATGTTGGAGGCACAAACGTTCTAAGAAGCATGGGACCAGTAATTGGTATAAGTTGCATGTTGTTAGACTTTTTTAAGGCCTTCATACCTACTCTAATAGCCTCTTTGATTTATGAAGATGCCTCTTGGATTCCTCATTTAACATTACTGGCCGCGGTAATTGGTCACGACTTTTCCATATGGTTAAAATTTAGAGGTGGAAAAGGAGTAGCTTCTACTGTGGGTGGATTTTTTGCATTGAATCCTTTGTTAGGAATAATATTTTTTATAATCTGGTTCTCTTTAAATTATATGTTTAAATACGTTTCTCTTGCATCTTTAGCAGGACTTTTAGCAGGAGGTCTTTTTGGTTTCTTTTTTAGTTTTCAAACAGGTTTTATATTTACTCTTTTATTTTTTTTGAGCCTATGGAAACATAGAAACAACGTAAAAAAAATCATAGCCGGAGAAGAAACTATTACAGACATAATAAAAATACTTTCTGAGGGGTTTAAGAAATGA
- the der gene encoding ribosome biogenesis GTPase Der, which translates to MSKPLVLIVGKPNVGKSTLFNRIIGEKKAIVLDQPGVTRDHIYGEARWEKRAFTLVDTCGIFEDPEEIIAKQQKEAVINSMKEASLVIFVVDGKNGVTSEDFHIADFLRKAGVDVLMVANKAESYEKYKIEIKPDLYEFGFGEPIPVSAEHNGNIEELMEEAMKKLENRGYDLSDEEIENDDEIIKVAIIGKPNAGKSSLFNKILGMEKAIVSEIPGTTRDAVDEIVEIDGQKYKFMDTAGMRKKKSVEYGSIEMYSIIRTTRTIEKSDIVVILVDALEGITQQDKKIAGIAENRGKGTIVAYNKWDLVDHSKVNMKEVMQIFEKEMYFIYYSPLIFTSAVDGTGVPKLIDSIKRVQKSRELKVQTSVLNSALERHLMVSPPPIRKGKRVKFYYATQVGVKPPVFTFYTNYPKEVPNSYKQSLRNMIRKYIDPFEGSPLFLKFEERRK; encoded by the coding sequence GTGTCAAAACCATTAGTTTTGATAGTTGGTAAACCTAATGTAGGTAAATCAACACTTTTTAACAGAATTATCGGAGAAAAAAAAGCAATAGTTTTAGATCAACCGGGTGTAACTAGAGATCACATATATGGAGAGGCACGCTGGGAAAAGCGTGCCTTTACCTTAGTTGATACATGCGGTATTTTTGAAGATCCGGAAGAAATTATAGCAAAACAACAAAAAGAAGCTGTGATAAATTCTATGAAAGAAGCTTCTTTAGTAATTTTTGTTGTTGATGGGAAAAATGGTGTTACTTCTGAAGATTTTCATATAGCTGACTTTTTAAGAAAAGCCGGAGTAGATGTTTTAATGGTTGCCAATAAAGCAGAATCTTATGAAAAATATAAGATAGAAATCAAACCAGATCTTTATGAATTTGGTTTTGGAGAGCCTATTCCTGTTTCTGCTGAGCATAATGGAAATATTGAAGAACTAATGGAAGAAGCCATGAAAAAATTAGAGAATAGAGGATATGACTTATCTGATGAAGAAATAGAAAATGATGATGAAATCATAAAAGTTGCCATAATAGGTAAACCAAATGCGGGTAAATCCTCTCTATTCAACAAAATACTTGGTATGGAAAAAGCTATTGTTTCGGAAATTCCAGGAACAACAAGAGATGCTGTTGATGAAATAGTAGAAATAGATGGCCAAAAGTATAAATTTATGGATACAGCTGGTATGAGAAAGAAGAAAAGCGTTGAATACGGTTCTATAGAAATGTATTCAATCATACGAACAACAAGAACTATAGAAAAATCTGATATAGTAGTTATATTAGTCGATGCATTAGAAGGAATAACCCAGCAAGATAAAAAAATAGCTGGCATAGCTGAAAATAGAGGTAAAGGAACTATAGTAGCATACAATAAATGGGACTTAGTCGACCACTCCAAAGTAAATATGAAAGAAGTTATGCAAATATTTGAAAAAGAAATGTATTTTATTTACTACAGTCCTTTAATTTTTACTTCAGCTGTTGATGGAACTGGAGTGCCAAAACTTATTGATTCCATAAAAAGAGTCCAAAAGTCAAGAGAGCTTAAAGTCCAAACGAGTGTTTTAAATTCAGCTCTCGAAAGACATTTAATGGTTTCTCCACCTCCTATTAGAAAAGGAAAAAGAGTTAAATTTTATTATGCAACACAGGTTGGAGTTAAACCACCTGTTTTTACTTTTTATACAAATTACCCAAAAGAAGTTCCCAATTCATACAAACAAAGTTTGAGAAATATGATTAGAAAATATATCGATCCTTTTGAGGGATCACCCTTATTCTTAAAATTTGAAGAAAGAAGAAAATGA
- a CDS encoding S1 RNA-binding domain-containing protein, with protein sequence MSEKTFEELLQEEEINELKKGKVLEGTVFEKDDDGIWVALEGATGDVFVRSDELLKNISEYNTNDKITIKVVKTNDAEGFNTASEKRAKAEKILDDIEEDSIVNAKFNQRLKKGYEVLINDAVRAFLPGSLSLLRPDDPMPEGKVKVEVISKRGRKLVVSRRGVKEQAIKEIYDEYKENMVVEGIVESVKDFGAFVKLNDHVTALIPRSEANWDKVNDIHEILSEGDKVRGVIINLDKENKKISISLKQMKDDPWEHVEDKFPKGTIHKGTVTKLFPFGFTVKLDDGIEGLVHESEVFWARKGRITDVVSLNDVVEVKVLDIDKENRRMSLSYREAIGNPWEDIDENYHEGNVVKGTVEKILPNGAIIKLEEGLTGFLHVSELSWNFIDNVEEALKEGEKVQVKILNIDKDNKKIKLSIKQAKENPWKKVSEEVKVGDTLKGKITRFAGKGAVVLIDDYDVEGFLPGARATEEKVENIEDELNIGDEIEGKVLNIEFENDEKRGNLIISVYDLIKEKEKEESIKAMKEMNEDIED encoded by the coding sequence ATGAGCGAAAAAACTTTTGAAGAATTACTTCAAGAAGAGGAAATTAACGAACTGAAAAAGGGTAAGGTGTTAGAAGGAACTGTTTTTGAAAAAGATGATGATGGAATATGGGTTGCTTTAGAAGGAGCAACTGGAGATGTTTTTGTTAGAAGTGACGAGCTTTTAAAAAATATTTCTGAATATAATACAAACGACAAAATTACCATAAAAGTAGTAAAAACAAATGATGCAGAAGGTTTTAACACTGCATCTGAAAAAAGAGCTAAAGCTGAAAAAATACTTGATGATATAGAAGAAGATAGCATAGTAAATGCTAAATTTAACCAAAGACTAAAAAAAGGATATGAAGTGCTTATTAATGATGCAGTAAGAGCTTTCTTACCAGGTTCTTTATCGTTATTAAGGCCAGATGATCCTATGCCAGAAGGGAAAGTTAAAGTCGAGGTTATTTCAAAAAGAGGCAGAAAATTAGTTGTTTCAAGAAGAGGAGTTAAAGAACAGGCAATCAAAGAAATTTACGATGAGTACAAAGAAAATATGGTTGTAGAAGGAATTGTTGAATCAGTTAAAGATTTTGGAGCTTTTGTTAAACTAAACGATCACGTAACTGCTTTAATTCCAAGAAGCGAAGCAAACTGGGACAAAGTAAATGACATCCACGAAATTTTGTCTGAAGGGGACAAAGTTAGAGGAGTTATCATCAATTTGGACAAAGAAAACAAAAAAATATCAATTTCTTTAAAACAAATGAAAGACGATCCTTGGGAACATGTTGAAGATAAATTCCCTAAAGGAACTATTCATAAAGGAACCGTTACTAAATTATTCCCATTTGGATTTACAGTTAAATTAGATGATGGAATAGAAGGATTAGTCCATGAATCTGAAGTTTTCTGGGCTAGAAAAGGTAGAATTACAGATGTTGTATCTTTAAACGATGTTGTAGAAGTAAAAGTTTTAGACATAGACAAAGAAAACAGAAGAATGAGCTTGAGCTATAGAGAAGCTATTGGAAATCCTTGGGAAGATATTGACGAAAACTATCATGAAGGAAACGTTGTAAAGGGTACTGTTGAAAAAATTCTCCCTAACGGTGCTATAATCAAGTTAGAAGAAGGTTTAACTGGGTTCTTACATGTTTCAGAGTTGTCTTGGAATTTTATCGACAACGTCGAAGAAGCTCTTAAAGAAGGCGAAAAAGTTCAAGTGAAAATATTGAACATAGATAAAGATAATAAAAAAATAAAATTATCTATAAAACAGGCAAAAGAAAATCCTTGGAAAAAAGTTTCCGAAGAGGTAAAAGTTGGAGACACTCTTAAAGGTAAGATCACAAGGTTTGCTGGAAAAGGTGCTGTGGTTTTAATAGATGATTATGATGTTGAAGGATTTTTACCTGGTGCAAGAGCAACCGAAGAAAAAGTTGAAAATATTGAAGATGAATTGAATATCGGAGATGAAATTGAAGGAAAAGTATTAAACATAGAATTTGAAAATGATGAAAAAAGAGGAAATTTAATCATTTCAGTATACGATTTGATCAAAGAAAAAGAGAAAGAAGAAAGCATTAAAGCAATGAAAGAAATGAACGAAGATATAGAAGACTAG
- the ispH gene encoding 4-hydroxy-3-methylbut-2-enyl diphosphate reductase, producing MKVKVAEKVGFCYGVNRAYNKTNEMLKKDNKKTYLFGELVHNKIVVQNLKNSGINIFKDINKLPTDSKTSKVIIRAHGITLEERRILEDNFDEVIDLTCPIVSNMTSFVIKKQKEGYFIVVYGSKQHPEMRALKGSVDQSKIKITKDIHKENYKKVCIVSQTTVDIKSFKNFYTEYLKTNDFSDIIIKNTICIETSKREIEAKKIANWADKVIVLGGKNSSNTKKLVNISKTINEKTLHIEEIEELKNKDLSCEKLGILTGTSTAIWTLKELTEYLKNKYSAEILD from the coding sequence ATGAAAGTAAAGGTTGCTGAAAAAGTTGGTTTTTGCTATGGTGTAAACAGGGCATATAACAAAACCAACGAAATGCTAAAAAAGGACAATAAAAAAACTTATCTTTTTGGCGAATTAGTTCATAACAAAATCGTTGTTCAAAACTTAAAAAACTCTGGGATAAACATATTTAAAGATATAAACAAATTACCTACAGATTCAAAAACTTCAAAAGTTATAATAAGAGCACATGGAATAACTCTTGAAGAAAGAAGAATATTAGAGGACAATTTTGACGAAGTTATAGATTTGACATGCCCTATAGTAAGCAACATGACTTCTTTCGTAATAAAAAAACAAAAAGAAGGTTATTTTATTGTTGTTTATGGTAGTAAACAACATCCAGAAATGCGAGCACTAAAGGGTTCTGTTGATCAAAGTAAAATAAAAATCACAAAAGATATTCACAAAGAAAACTACAAAAAAGTGTGTATTGTATCTCAAACCACAGTTGACATAAAATCATTTAAAAATTTTTATACGGAATATCTTAAAACAAATGACTTTTCTGATATAATTATAAAAAACACTATATGTATCGAAACTTCAAAAAGAGAAATTGAAGCAAAAAAAATAGCTAATTGGGCTGATAAAGTTATTGTTTTGGGAGGGAAAAATAGTTCCAACACAAAAAAATTAGTCAACATTTCAAAAACTATAAACGAAAAAACATTACATATAGAAGAAATTGAAGAATTAAAAAACAAGGATCTATCCTGTGAAAAATTAGGTATACTTACTGGTACTTCAACAGCAATTTGGACTTTAAAAGAACTAACTGAATATTTGAAAAATAAGTATTCAGCAGAAATTTTAGATTAA
- the cmk gene encoding (d)CMP kinase, with protein sequence MKILIHIAIDGPAGSGKSTIAKKVANKLNIKYLDSGALYRIIGYFFKEKKNTLDENTIKETLDKLSISLKDDFYIVNGEKIDKQIRTANSGNYASTVAKIPEVREKVNLILRNISEKMSTVIDGRDIGTVVLPNAEYKFFLTASAEERAKRRFNELIEKGEDVNYNLILKEIKERDFNDTTRNIAPLKCAKDAIEIDTTSKNIDDVLKEILNYIDGDFDESKGC encoded by the coding sequence TTGAAAATTTTGATACATATAGCCATTGATGGACCCGCTGGATCCGGAAAGTCTACAATAGCAAAAAAAGTCGCTAACAAACTCAATATTAAATACTTGGACAGTGGTGCTTTGTATAGAATAATAGGATACTTTTTTAAAGAAAAAAAGAATACCTTGGATGAAAATACAATAAAAGAAACCCTTGACAAGCTATCAATATCTTTAAAAGATGATTTTTACATCGTTAACGGTGAAAAAATCGATAAACAAATTAGAACAGCAAATTCAGGGAATTACGCTTCAACAGTTGCAAAAATTCCAGAAGTAAGAGAAAAAGTAAATCTGATTTTAAGAAACATTTCTGAAAAAATGAGTACAGTTATAGATGGTAGAGATATTGGAACTGTTGTTTTACCAAACGCAGAATACAAATTTTTTCTTACAGCCTCTGCTGAAGAAAGGGCTAAAAGAAGATTTAACGAGCTAATAGAAAAGGGCGAAGACGTTAATTACAATTTGATATTAAAAGAGATCAAAGAAAGAGATTTCAATGATACTACAAGAAATATTGCACCATTAAAATGTGCTAAAGACGCAATAGAAATAGATACCACTTCAAAAAACATAGATGACGTCTTGAAAGAAATTTTGAATTATATCGATGGTGATTTTGATGAAAGTAAAGGTTGCTGA
- a CDS encoding STAS domain-containing protein: MDFVITFEEIEKSFVVKVSGDIDAYHSATFKQKVMEHMNNTDKKYIALDMSDVSYIDSAGLGSIVSLIKESKKSEKEIVLVSLKKQIKKIFEMTKLDKIIRTEDTLESI; encoded by the coding sequence ATGGATTTTGTTATAACATTTGAAGAAATAGAAAAATCATTCGTGGTAAAAGTTTCTGGTGATATCGACGCATACCATTCTGCAACATTCAAACAAAAAGTTATGGAACATATGAATAATACAGATAAAAAATATATCGCCTTAGACATGTCTGATGTTTCCTACATTGACTCAGCAGGTTTGGGATCTATTGTTTCACTAATCAAAGAATCAAAAAAATCTGAAAAAGAGATTGTTTTGGTTTCTCTTAAAAAACAGATCAAGAAAATCTTTGAAATGACAAAATTAGACAAAATAATTAGAACTGAAGATACATTAGAGAGTATCTAA
- the aspS gene encoding aspartate--tRNA ligase, with protein MKRSHTCGELNAEYEGKEVILNGWVHIIRDLGGIKFILLRDRYGKTQVYFDPKENKELYDKALKLGNEYTVAIKGVVRKRPEEAINPNMKTGEIEISATELEILSESDTPPIYVNKDEEVSENLRLKYRYLDLRKEKMQKNLLIRHKFMQASRKYLSDNGYLEIETPFLTKSTPEGARDFVVPSRIKKGNFYALPQSPQIFKQLLMVSGMDRYFQIARCFRDEDFRADRQPEFTQIDIEQSFSDKEDIFKMGEELISYAIENSTGEKIETPFKKMSYQQVMDLYGSDKPDTRYGMQLIDITGYFKQTEAKFLKSIIDDGGVIKGFVIEGKAKEYSRKKFDELTDLAKQFGASGLIWIANKENEVKSTIKKLASNEIDTIIKDGIISQNGVMLIVAGEKNKTNKILGHLRENLIKSEFEKKNGYDILWVTDFPMFSWNEEENRLESEHHPFTMPNLEDLEKYSDSDPLKIKSESYDLVINGYEMASGSVRIHRKDIQQKVFEIIGLDENEIKDKFGFLLEAFRFGPPPHAGIAFGMDRLIAVLSGEDSIKEVIAFPKTATGSDPMSEAPSKLGNNQLKELGIKLDV; from the coding sequence TTGAAAAGATCACACACATGTGGAGAACTCAACGCTGAATATGAAGGAAAAGAAGTTATATTAAATGGTTGGGTTCATATAATTAGAGATTTAGGGGGAATAAAATTCATTCTCTTGAGAGATAGATACGGAAAAACTCAAGTATATTTTGATCCAAAAGAAAACAAAGAATTGTACGACAAAGCGTTAAAGCTTGGAAACGAATATACCGTAGCAATAAAAGGCGTTGTAAGAAAAAGGCCAGAAGAAGCTATTAATCCAAACATGAAAACTGGTGAAATAGAAATTTCTGCGACAGAATTGGAAATACTTTCTGAATCTGATACACCACCAATCTATGTAAATAAAGATGAAGAAGTTTCCGAAAATTTGAGATTGAAATACAGATATTTGGATCTCAGAAAAGAAAAAATGCAAAAAAATCTTTTAATAAGACATAAGTTCATGCAAGCTTCTCGAAAATATTTATCTGATAATGGATACCTTGAAATTGAAACTCCATTTCTTACAAAATCAACCCCAGAAGGGGCGAGAGACTTTGTAGTTCCGTCAAGGATTAAAAAAGGTAATTTCTACGCATTACCACAATCACCACAAATCTTCAAACAGTTGTTGATGGTTTCAGGAATGGACAGATATTTCCAGATTGCAAGATGTTTTAGGGACGAAGACTTTAGAGCGGATAGGCAACCAGAATTCACTCAAATCGATATAGAGCAATCTTTTTCTGATAAAGAAGATATCTTCAAAATGGGAGAAGAATTGATCTCTTATGCTATTGAAAATTCAACTGGTGAAAAGATTGAAACTCCATTCAAAAAAATGAGTTACCAACAAGTCATGGACTTATACGGTAGCGACAAACCAGACACAAGATACGGAATGCAACTTATAGATATCACAGGATATTTCAAACAAACAGAGGCAAAATTCTTAAAATCTATTATAGACGACGGTGGAGTGATCAAAGGGTTTGTTATAGAGGGAAAAGCTAAGGAATACTCAAGAAAAAAATTTGATGAATTAACAGACCTCGCCAAACAATTTGGAGCTTCAGGTTTAATTTGGATTGCAAACAAAGAAAATGAAGTAAAATCAACAATTAAAAAATTAGCTTCAAATGAGATAGATACAATTATTAAAGATGGTATAATTTCACAAAATGGAGTAATGCTAATAGTAGCCGGAGAAAAAAACAAAACTAATAAAATATTAGGTCATTTGAGAGAAAATCTTATAAAATCAGAGTTTGAAAAGAAAAATGGATACGATATTTTATGGGTTACTGATTTCCCTATGTTCTCTTGGAATGAAGAAGAAAATAGGCTCGAGTCAGAACACCACCCTTTCACAATGCCTAATCTTGAAGATTTAGAGAAATACAGTGATTCTGACCCATTAAAGATAAAATCAGAGTCTTATGATTTGGTTATAAATGGTTATGAAATGGCCAGTGGAAGTGTAAGAATTCATAGGAAAGATATTCAACAAAAAGTTTTTGAAATAATAGGTTTAGATGAAAATGAAATAAAAGATAAATTTGGATTCCTATTAGAAGCTTTCCGTTTTGGGCCACCACCTCATGCAGGTATTGCTTTTGGGATGGATAGATTAATAGCAGTTTTATCTGGAGAAGATTCAATAAAAGAAGTTATAGCATTCCCAAAAACAGCAACTGGCTCAGACCCAATGAGTGAAGCGCCTTCTAAGTTAGGAAATAATCAGCTTAAAGAACTGGGCATTAAGTTAGATGTTTAA
- a CDS encoding S-layer homology domain-containing protein — MKKILAAILIVSLALVSFSAEYKDVPINHWAYDAVQRVSDIGILEGYPDGTFKGMENVNRYQLTLTVSRTIDYVEENMISPLAQEIADLESKLSSLNTTQSSVSSSQLNNLSELVNSMDLRVSDLEGKVNELESSYELLGYTTTKIDELERKISSMNSSSVNQNTVSNLTSRISKLENDLNTAMENMNAMGSSNNNLSKRLDSVSSQVENNANELERINTLLANLNSKIDMKSDSMSISEMERKINNLESNFDLVDQNRSDISNLESQVSTVENSVSELSKQVETNKNAISQVSESSSGVNIVDILISVALSAGVSFAIFSFMGN, encoded by the coding sequence GTGAAAAAGATACTTGCGGCTATTTTAATAGTTTCATTGGCTCTTGTTTCATTTAGTGCAGAATATAAAGATGTACCTATAAATCATTGGGCTTATGACGCTGTACAAAGAGTTAGTGATATTGGAATTTTGGAAGGATATCCAGATGGAACGTTTAAAGGCATGGAAAATGTGAACAGGTATCAATTGACATTAACTGTTTCCAGAACAATTGATTATGTTGAAGAAAATATGATTTCACCTTTAGCACAAGAAATTGCTGACTTAGAAAGTAAATTATCTTCTTTAAATACGACTCAAAGTTCTGTCAGTTCTTCTCAATTAAATAATTTATCTGAATTGGTTAACTCAATGGACTTGAGAGTAAGCGATCTTGAAGGTAAAGTAAATGAATTGGAAAGCTCGTACGAATTATTGGGATATACAACTACAAAAATTGATGAATTAGAAAGAAAAATAAGCAGTATGAATTCGTCATCAGTTAATCAAAATACTGTTTCCAATTTAACTTCAAGAATTTCCAAATTGGAAAATGATCTTAATACTGCAATGGAAAACATGAACGCAATGGGATCGAGCAATAATAATTTGAGTAAAAGATTAGACAGTGTATCTTCTCAAGTTGAAAACAATGCAAACGAATTAGAAAGAATTAATACATTGTTAGCAAATTTAAATTCAAAAATCGATATGAAATCTGATTCAATGAGTATTTCTGAAATGGAAAGAAAGATTAATAATTTAGAAAGCAATTTTGATTTAGTTGATCAAAATAGAAGTGATATATCAAACTTGGAATCACAAGTTTCAACAGTTGAAAACAGCGTATCTGAGTTATCAAAACAAGTTGAAACTAATAAAAATGCAATTTCACAAGTTTCAGAAAGTAGTAGCGGTGTGAATATTGTAGATATCCTTATATCTGTGGCCTTATCTGCAGGAGTTTCATTTGCAATATTCTCTTTTATGGGAAATTAA
- a CDS encoding TIGR00153 family protein translates to MKLFFGKKENNIITMFRKHLDKVEEGIELLDDVIKDYMKSNNYRELCEKIDSIENQADVLRRGIEKEMYKGGFLPNFRGDLLGIIESVDKVMNKTESVSDIFYYETPYIPEELKDEFIKLSEEVITTYKHLKTAIESIFDNIDDASEIIKEVEKSEHNADIHEKNIKEIVFKMNLALSQKLHIKQICENLGDIADRAENTSDRLNILLMKRNIK, encoded by the coding sequence ATGAAATTATTTTTTGGTAAAAAAGAAAACAATATCATTACTATGTTCAGAAAACATTTAGATAAAGTCGAAGAAGGTATAGAACTTTTAGATGATGTGATAAAAGACTATATGAAATCTAACAATTATAGGGAGCTTTGTGAAAAAATAGATTCAATTGAAAATCAGGCAGATGTTTTGAGAAGAGGGATTGAGAAAGAAATGTATAAAGGGGGGTTCTTACCAAATTTTAGAGGGGATCTTCTTGGAATAATAGAAAGCGTTGACAAGGTTATGAATAAAACGGAGAGCGTTTCTGATATTTTTTACTACGAAACTCCTTATATCCCAGAAGAATTGAAGGATGAATTTATAAAGTTGTCTGAAGAAGTAATCACCACCTATAAACACCTTAAAACAGCTATAGAATCTATTTTTGATAACATAGACGACGCTTCGGAAATAATCAAAGAAGTTGAAAAGTCTGAACATAACGCAGACATTCACGAGAAAAACATAAAAGAAATAGTTTTCAAGATGAATTTGGCTTTATCGCAAAAATTACATATAAAACAAATTTGTGAGAATTTGGGAGATATTGCAGATAGAGCGGAAAACACGTCAGACAGATTAAACATATTGCTTATGAAAAGAAATATAAAATAA
- a CDS encoding inorganic phosphate transporter: protein MFLLFLPSIFLGWSLGSNDAANIFGPPVSSGVIKYKNAIITASIFVIIGAVVGGSAGLHNIGNLSQISLEQSSLALLIAAITVTVMTSIGLPVSTTQAVVGAIVGFGIFGGSVDFSILNKIWLSWIGTPIGAGIFSFIFYKLFSFVFEKIKSIQSQDRFILVLTWIVGIYGSYSLGANNVANVTGVFNGIILNTQLLALIGGVSIALGILTYSRKVMYTVGSKIVNLDHFSAMIVMLGAAITVWVYSLIGVPVSSSQAIVGAVIGIGLSTGTKTFNKQMILKIIFGWIGTPFISGIISFSVLKIMEVFI, encoded by the coding sequence ATGTTTTTATTATTTTTACCTTCAATATTTTTAGGATGGTCTTTGGGCTCTAACGATGCAGCAAATATATTTGGCCCACCTGTTTCAAGTGGAGTTATTAAGTATAAAAATGCCATAATAACTGCTTCAATATTCGTCATAATAGGTGCTGTTGTGGGAGGCAGCGCTGGATTACACAACATTGGTAATTTGTCCCAAATATCTCTTGAACAATCCTCTTTAGCACTATTAATAGCAGCTATAACTGTTACAGTTATGACGTCTATTGGCTTACCAGTTTCAACAACACAGGCAGTAGTTGGCGCTATAGTAGGGTTTGGTATCTTTGGAGGTTCTGTTGACTTTTCAATTTTAAATAAAATATGGCTGTCTTGGATAGGAACTCCAATAGGCGCAGGTATTTTTTCTTTTATTTTTTACAAGTTATTTTCATTTGTTTTTGAAAAGATAAAATCTATTCAATCACAAGACCGTTTTATCCTTGTATTAACTTGGATAGTTGGAATATATGGGTCTTATTCTTTAGGTGCCAATAACGTTGCAAACGTTACGGGTGTTTTCAACGGTATTATATTAAATACTCAATTATTGGCTCTTATTGGTGGGGTTTCTATAGCATTAGGTATTTTAACTTACAGTAGAAAAGTTATGTATACAGTTGGAAGTAAAATTGTAAATTTGGACCATTTCTCTGCTATGATAGTAATGTTAGGAGCCGCTATCACTGTCTGGGTATATTCTTTAATAGGAGTACCTGTTAGCAGCTCACAAGCTATTGTTGGTGCAGTAATTGGTATTGGTTTATCAACAGGTACGAAAACATTTAATAAACAGATGATTTTGAAAATCATTTTTGGTTGGATAGGAACACCTTTTATTTCTGGAATAATATCATTTTCTGTATTAAAAATAATGGAGGTTTTCATATGA